A section of the Solitalea canadensis DSM 3403 genome encodes:
- a CDS encoding fatty acid desaturase family protein — protein MHTQSVKFKKEGNEDFYPTVKKRVNQYFEDNKLSRHAQGSYFVKIILLVVLYFGLYFNLLVNVKSTWAIYLSYGVIGVLVVLIFLNVVHDAAHEAIFKNKKANRVLVHFLELFGTNNYIWRMRHLESHHIYPNMFGYDVDIKQSPIVRIADNSPYLKYHKFQHFYMPLLYFSYTLNWTLVRDFKDIFDNEMGPKKGVKHPVFQVIILIGAKLFYFFYMLVLPAMILPVGFWTIFGAFIVMHLISSLVALLALISSHVGENAVFPQPDDEGKLSHTWAEHQLIVTSDFAPNSKIVTSLMGGFNLHVVHHLFPTVSHSHYPTLTKIVRQTAADFGITYQSMSLGEAMISHWKLLRKNSFEDMRAILNEA, from the coding sequence ATGCATACCCAATCTGTCAAATTTAAAAAGGAAGGAAACGAAGATTTTTACCCAACTGTTAAAAAGCGAGTCAACCAGTATTTTGAGGATAATAAGCTGTCTCGACATGCCCAAGGTTCGTATTTTGTAAAAATCATTCTGCTGGTAGTTTTATACTTTGGCTTGTATTTTAACTTATTGGTTAATGTAAAAAGCACTTGGGCTATTTATCTGTCGTACGGAGTAATAGGAGTACTAGTGGTATTAATTTTTCTGAATGTGGTGCATGATGCTGCGCATGAAGCCATATTTAAAAATAAAAAAGCCAATAGAGTGCTGGTGCATTTCCTTGAATTATTTGGCACAAATAATTACATCTGGAGAATGAGGCATCTTGAATCTCATCATATATATCCAAATATGTTTGGCTATGATGTTGATATAAAGCAGTCGCCGATTGTTCGTATAGCCGATAACAGCCCTTATCTTAAATATCATAAATTCCAGCATTTCTACATGCCTTTGCTGTATTTCTCCTATACATTGAATTGGACGCTGGTAAGAGATTTTAAAGATATTTTCGATAATGAAATGGGGCCCAAGAAAGGAGTGAAACATCCCGTATTTCAGGTGATCATTTTAATAGGAGCTAAGTTGTTTTACTTTTTCTATATGCTGGTTTTGCCGGCAATGATTCTACCTGTCGGTTTTTGGACTATATTCGGGGCCTTTATTGTGATGCATCTTATTTCAAGTTTAGTTGCCTTGTTGGCACTGATATCTTCTCATGTGGGTGAAAATGCAGTTTTTCCGCAGCCAGATGATGAGGGCAAATTGTCCCACACCTGGGCTGAACATCAACTGATCGTTACCTCTGATTTTGCACCCAATAGTAAGATCGTTACTTCATTAATGGGCGGTTTTAATTTGCATGTGGTTCACCATTTATTTCCAACTGTTTCTCACTCTCATTACCCTACTCTTACCAAAATAGTAAGGCAAACCGCAGCTGACTTTGGAATTACTTATCAAAGCATGAGTTTAGGAGAAGCAATGATCTCGCATTGGAAATTATTGCGAAAGAATAGCTTTGAGGATATGCGTGCTATATTGAATGAGGCATGA
- a CDS encoding CoA transferase subunit B gives MLDKNGIAKRIARELKDGYYVNLGIGIPTLVANYIPEGISVTLQSENGLLGMGPFPYEGEEDPDLINAGKQTITTLPGTSIFDSALSFGMIRAGKVNLTILGAMEVSENGDIANWKIPGKMVKGMGGAMDLVASAKNIIVAMQHVNKAGESKLLPACTLPLTGTRCVKKIVTELGVFDVLPEGGFKLLERAPGISVEYIKNSTAGKLIVEGEVPEMVL, from the coding sequence ATGTTAGATAAAAACGGCATAGCTAAACGAATAGCAAGAGAACTAAAGGATGGTTATTATGTAAACCTCGGAATTGGTATTCCTACTTTAGTGGCCAATTATATACCTGAAGGAATTTCTGTTACCCTGCAATCTGAAAACGGATTATTAGGTATGGGCCCTTTTCCTTATGAAGGAGAAGAGGATCCTGATTTAATCAATGCGGGCAAGCAAACTATCACCACATTACCGGGCACATCAATTTTTGATTCGGCGCTAAGTTTTGGAATGATTCGCGCTGGGAAAGTAAACCTGACTATTTTAGGGGCAATGGAGGTATCTGAAAATGGAGATATTGCTAACTGGAAAATTCCAGGTAAGATGGTAAAGGGAATGGGAGGGGCGATGGACTTGGTAGCTTCTGCGAAGAACATCATAGTAGCTATGCAGCATGTTAATAAAGCCGGAGAATCTAAGTTATTACCTGCTTGTACTTTACCTTTAACCGGCACGCGTTGTGTAAAAAAGATAGTTACAGAGCTGGGCGTTTTTGACGTACTTCCTGAAGGAGGTTTTAAATTATTAGAGCGTGCTCCCGGTATTTCTGTTGAATATATTAAAAACTCAACAGCAGGTAAATTAATTGTTGAGGGTGAAGTTCCCGAAATGGTTTTATAA
- a CDS encoding LysM peptidoglycan-binding domain-containing protein: protein MKRLGLLFMSVFGVLSIAKATTIDSLGISEYKGKAVILHLVESKENYYSISRKYHVSPSELMEFNDNAPIRIGDTLKINKKGLTLKKGATAVASGKTIEHTVATGETLFAISRKYGVSVEDIINLNGLTDNSVKIGQKLKINSGGKSAATVVVTPPAKPTETVVKVEPKQEEVKVKPTTTPVKTEQKQEVETDENAAVVDTSVPAKVGREIHESGMATWISDNDLNQAKSVALHRTAPIGTIVKITNPMTNKSVYVKVVGNFPESADTKNVLIVISKSAANLLGVRDQKFRIDLAYAM, encoded by the coding sequence ATGAAGAGATTAGGATTATTATTTATGTCGGTTTTTGGCGTTTTGTCGATTGCCAAAGCAACAACTATTGATTCATTGGGAATTAGTGAATACAAAGGTAAAGCGGTAATTCTTCACCTTGTTGAATCAAAGGAGAACTACTATTCCATCAGTCGTAAATATCATGTAAGTCCTTCTGAATTGATGGAATTTAATGATAATGCTCCAATCAGAATCGGTGATACATTAAAGATCAACAAAAAAGGGTTGACATTAAAAAAAGGAGCTACAGCTGTGGCTTCAGGAAAAACCATTGAACATACAGTTGCGACAGGAGAAACATTATTTGCCATTTCAAGAAAATATGGAGTTTCTGTTGAAGATATCATTAATTTAAACGGTTTAACAGATAATAGCGTTAAAATTGGTCAAAAATTAAAGATCAACTCGGGAGGAAAATCAGCAGCTACCGTTGTAGTTACTCCGCCTGCTAAACCAACTGAGACTGTTGTAAAAGTAGAACCGAAACAAGAAGAAGTAAAGGTTAAACCAACAACAACACCCGTAAAAACTGAACAGAAGCAGGAAGTGGAAACGGATGAAAATGCAGCAGTTGTAGATACATCTGTACCGGCAAAAGTAGGTCGTGAAATTCATGAAAGCGGTATGGCCACCTGGATCAGTGATAATGATTTAAACCAAGCTAAAAGCGTTGCATTGCACCGTACAGCTCCAATTGGAACAATCGTTAAAATAACCAATCCTATGACTAACAAAAGTGTATATGTGAAGGTGGTTGGTAATTTCCCGGAAAGTGCAGATACCAAGAATGTTTTGATTGTAATATCAAAATCGGCGGCGAACTTATTAGGTGTACGTGATCAGAAATTCAGAATCGATCTGGCGTACGCAATGTAA
- a CDS encoding uridine kinase family protein produces the protein MSNRPFVIGVAGGSGSGKTYFLRSLLNHFQPEQICIVSQDDYYIPVGDLSPEENKLYNFDLPRTIDNDKFHLDVETLIKGESVFKKEYTFNNPNAIPKMLECKPAPILVVEGLFIFHFEAINKLLDMRIFIDAHEELALRRRLKRDQEERGYSHEDIMYKWEHHVVPAYNEFLLPHKLNADIVVDNNEVQDIDFIGFKHAVEERLIKKNM, from the coding sequence ATGAGTAACAGACCTTTTGTAATTGGAGTTGCCGGGGGGAGCGGATCTGGTAAAACCTATTTTTTGCGCTCGCTGCTTAACCATTTTCAACCTGAACAAATTTGTATTGTTTCGCAGGATGATTACTATATTCCTGTTGGAGACTTAAGTCCTGAGGAGAATAAACTTTACAACTTTGATCTTCCACGAACAATTGACAACGATAAGTTTCATCTGGATGTCGAAACGCTTATAAAAGGAGAATCGGTTTTCAAAAAGGAGTATACGTTCAACAACCCAAATGCGATTCCCAAAATGCTGGAATGTAAACCTGCTCCAATTTTAGTTGTTGAAGGTTTATTTATTTTCCACTTTGAAGCGATTAATAAGCTCCTTGATATGAGGATATTTATTGATGCACACGAAGAACTGGCACTTAGACGTCGCCTTAAACGCGATCAGGAAGAACGAGGTTATTCTCACGAGGATATCATGTATAAATGGGAACATCACGTAGTTCCTGCCTATAACGAGTTCTTATTGCCACATAAATTAAACGCCGACATTGTTGTTGATAACAATGAAGTACAGGATATTGATTTTATTGGTTTTAAACATGCTGTAGAAGAACGATTGATCAAAAAGAATATGTAA
- a CDS encoding DUF3592 domain-containing protein yields the protein MTELYPYVSFFIGTTLLLYTLFYQFKSDELIKTGISVEGIIFTVEEINSFNTHKTYYQDITVRFLTIDNEWITAKYNPDLQLSYSGQYFIGEKISIKYNQENPQEFIILSKQSNKLSKIGLATIGVILMSYGIYLYLYS from the coding sequence ATGACTGAACTCTATCCTTATGTTTCGTTTTTTATAGGAACAACATTATTGCTTTACACCCTATTTTATCAATTTAAAAGTGATGAATTAATAAAAACTGGTATTTCAGTAGAGGGTATTATTTTCACAGTTGAAGAAATCAATTCGTTTAATACTCATAAAACATATTACCAGGATATTACTGTTAGATTTCTAACAATCGATAATGAATGGATAACAGCTAAATACAACCCTGACCTGCAATTATCTTACAGCGGACAATACTTTATTGGAGAAAAGATTTCAATAAAATACAATCAGGAAAACCCTCAGGAATTTATTATACTCTCAAAGCAATCAAACAAATTGTCAAAGATAGGATTAGCTACTATAGGAGTTATTTTAATGAGTTATGGAATTTACCTATACCTCTATTCTTAA
- a CDS encoding DUF4905 domain-containing protein yields the protein MIKDKVNTHFSKEFNGFVWKIMVDEKKDMLALEIRNAELKTTSFTCININNQQVTINNLQLEESWFCGMEIISDGVLLLHYYINESSPEHKGMIAFDACSGKMLWENYTHAYSGEKWNAFIAYNTRIEPKRFVYLDKTTGQVVQPIPDDEKASLQNSFFTFPELVDAKVYESYLSPHTPEGIVELAQTDNTTIISFYIKDNQVVTNYIRVFNNMNELVLEDKMLSDIQNQGSDTFFVYKKCLLYIKNRSKIVGYFL from the coding sequence GTGATTAAAGATAAGGTAAATACTCATTTTTCTAAAGAATTTAATGGATTTGTGTGGAAGATCATGGTCGACGAAAAGAAGGATATGCTTGCTTTAGAGATCAGAAATGCCGAATTAAAAACGACTTCATTCACCTGTATCAATATTAATAATCAACAAGTTACTATTAATAATTTACAACTTGAAGAATCTTGGTTCTGTGGGATGGAAATTATTTCTGATGGAGTTTTATTGTTGCATTATTATATAAATGAATCTTCTCCTGAACATAAAGGAATGATTGCGTTTGATGCTTGTTCAGGCAAAATGTTATGGGAAAATTATACGCATGCCTATTCCGGAGAAAAATGGAATGCTTTTATAGCTTACAACACCCGAATAGAACCTAAACGTTTTGTTTATCTCGATAAAACTACGGGTCAGGTTGTTCAACCTATTCCTGACGATGAAAAAGCTTCATTACAAAACTCCTTCTTCACATTTCCTGAACTTGTTGACGCAAAAGTTTATGAATCTTATTTGAGTCCACATACGCCCGAGGGGATTGTTGAATTAGCACAAACAGATAACACAACTATTATTTCATTCTATATAAAAGATAATCAAGTAGTTACAAATTACATAAGAGTTTTCAACAATATGAATGAACTTGTTTTGGAAGACAAAATGCTTTCAGACATACAAAATCAAGGTTCTGATACGTTTTTTGTCTACAAAAAGTGCTTATTGTACATAAAAAACAGGTCAAAAATTGTCGGTTATTTCTTATAA
- a CDS encoding NfeD family protein, whose translation MIQRIYFLFLAIISICFSVNAQDTTQLSNSKIKVYQFRISEEIAPAAWRKTKQAFKEANEYKADVILIDMNTYGGMLDMADSIRTIILESPIKTVVFINNNAASAGALIAIACDKIYMRNAASIGAASVVNQTGQVMPEKYQSYMRSLMRATAEANNRDPRIAEAFVDSNIIVPGVKARGTVLTFTTSEAIKNKYCDGRAESIAEILKQENINNYESKTQELTWVDYALDFLTKPAISGILILLIIGGIYFELQAPGIGFALIVAVIAAALFFAPLYLQGLAANWEILLFVIGILLLLAEIFIIPGFGVAGILGIICIICGLAFSLVANNLFDFSFTGGNLMSAFGIVIVSMFASVILALVFGRNLFNSPLFQRVVLKDEQRASEGYISSATKLDLTGKTGFALTDLRPSGKILIDNVRYDALSEGEFIIKGTEVVVIKHETISIFVRKLV comes from the coding sequence ATGATTCAACGTATTTACTTTCTTTTTTTAGCTATTATTTCGATCTGTTTTTCAGTTAATGCGCAGGATACTACGCAATTATCGAATTCAAAAATAAAAGTTTATCAATTTCGAATAAGTGAAGAAATAGCTCCGGCTGCATGGCGAAAAACAAAACAGGCCTTCAAGGAGGCAAATGAATATAAAGCCGATGTGATTCTAATTGACATGAATACTTATGGTGGGATGCTTGATATGGCTGATTCTATTCGTACGATCATTCTGGAGTCACCGATTAAAACGGTAGTTTTTATAAATAATAATGCTGCTTCGGCAGGGGCATTGATCGCCATTGCGTGTGATAAAATATACATGAGAAATGCTGCCAGTATTGGCGCTGCAAGTGTTGTAAACCAAACAGGACAAGTAATGCCTGAGAAGTATCAGTCGTATATGCGTTCGCTTATGCGTGCAACAGCAGAAGCAAATAACCGTGATCCGCGGATTGCTGAAGCGTTTGTGGATTCAAATATAATTGTTCCAGGTGTTAAAGCGCGTGGAACCGTTTTAACATTTACGACCTCAGAGGCTATAAAAAACAAGTATTGTGATGGACGTGCAGAGAGTATTGCCGAAATATTGAAGCAGGAGAATATTAATAACTACGAATCGAAAACGCAGGAGTTAACATGGGTTGACTATGCATTGGATTTTCTTACAAAACCCGCTATTAGTGGTATTCTTATTCTGTTAATTATTGGTGGAATTTATTTTGAGCTACAAGCACCAGGAATTGGTTTTGCTTTAATTGTGGCCGTAATTGCTGCCGCTTTATTTTTTGCACCACTTTATTTGCAAGGATTAGCGGCAAACTGGGAAATACTTTTATTTGTTATTGGTATATTACTGTTACTTGCCGAGATCTTTATTATTCCCGGCTTTGGAGTGGCCGGCATACTAGGTATAATATGCATAATTTGTGGATTGGCTTTTAGCCTGGTGGCCAATAATTTATTTGATTTTAGTTTTACCGGAGGAAATTTAATGAGTGCTTTTGGAATTGTAATTGTTTCGATGTTCGCTTCAGTTATTTTAGCATTAGTGTTCGGTCGAAACTTATTTAACAGTCCTTTGTTTCAACGTGTTGTATTGAAAGATGAACAACGTGCGTCGGAAGGTTATATAAGCTCTGCAACAAAACTTGATCTCACCGGAAAAACTGGATTTGCCCTTACAGACCTTCGCCCTTCAGGAAAAATATTGATCGACAATGTACGATACGATGCACTTTCCGAAGGAGAGTTTATTATAAAAGGCACAGAAGTTGTCGTAATAAAACATGAAACCATCTCAATCTTTGTGAGAAAACTTGTGTGA
- a CDS encoding SRPBCC family protein, translated as MIKKILVSLVSLVILLLIVSFFLPSKYEVSRSTVINAPVEKVFAEFNDFNSWAQWNTFDDMYTDIKYNTSNPSFGAGAKQSWTSKKGNGAMEITESIPNQEIKMTLRFEGFDEPMLGNFQFEQAGNGTKVTWTDKGSMGNNPIYKYMGLMMNSMIGGNMEKSFENVKKICE; from the coding sequence ATGATCAAAAAAATTTTAGTGAGCTTAGTATCGCTTGTGATATTGTTGCTTATAGTTTCATTCTTTTTACCTTCTAAGTACGAAGTATCACGTTCAACAGTGATCAACGCTCCTGTCGAAAAGGTATTTGCAGAGTTTAATGATTTTAACAGCTGGGCTCAATGGAATACTTTTGATGATATGTATACTGATATTAAGTATAATACGTCAAATCCTAGTTTTGGAGCCGGAGCTAAACAATCGTGGACAAGCAAAAAAGGCAATGGTGCTATGGAAATAACAGAAAGTATTCCAAACCAAGAAATTAAAATGACTTTGAGATTTGAAGGTTTCGACGAGCCTATGCTTGGAAATTTTCAGTTTGAACAAGCTGGAAATGGAACCAAAGTAACCTGGACCGATAAAGGATCAATGGGCAATAATCCGATTTATAAATATATGGGATTAATGATGAACTCAATGATCGGTGGTAACATGGAAAAATCATTCGAGAACGTTAAAAAGATTTGTGAATAA